The Planktothrix agardhii NIES-204 genomic interval TTTAGTGGGCATGGCTATGGTATTTATTAATGCCGTAATTTCCGGTCAACGAATTGCCTTAGCATTGGTTCCAGTAGTCACAATTATTCTATTAGTTTTAACCGGACAAGTTGCCAACTTAAAACGATTTCTTCCCATCCTCGCCGGACTCGGTTTAATATTAGGAATTGCGGCGGCGGCCAGCCCAGCATTTTTACAAGAACGAGTCGATAGTTTTGTCGGCCGTTGGAATGCTTCCCCCCCCACAGACTTCATCTCAGAACAGTTTGGACAAAGTAGCGGAGGGCAAAAAGGGATTTTAGGAAAAGGACTCGGACGAGCTACCAATGCCGCTCGGATTTTTGGGAAAACCGCTTTAATTGAAACCTACTATCCCAAAATGATTTTTGAAATTGGGCTAATTGGAGTCGCAGGTTTTCTCTATTTAGTTACTACCATGGTCGTGATTGGGTTTAAATCCTATCGTTCCGTTAAAGATAAAAATTTACGCAGTTTTGGCGCTAGTTTTTGGGTTTTTGTGTTAATCATTAGCTACAATACCTATTATTACCCCCTAGATGTTGATCCAGTCACGGTTTATTATTGGTATTTTGCCGGGGTACTCTTTAAACTACCCGAAATTGATCGGGAAGAACGAAAAAAACTGATCGAAGCAGGTGAACTAGATCCAGATATCTAAATGATCCTGTTAATAATTAGGTGGGGGCATTTAGATCAATTTTTTTAGACAAACTATCAAATCAATAATTCAAACCTGATATGAGGAAAAAAACTTATGAATTTACCTTTAATTTCTGTGATTATTCCCACCTATAACCGTGAACAAGTATTACGGGAAACCTTAGCAGAAGTATTACAACAAACCTATCCAAATTTTGAGATTTTAGTCGTCGATCAAACCCAAACCCATGAACCCGAAACCCAAGCCTATTTAGAACAATTAACCCAAGCCGGAAAAATTAAATGGTATCATTTAGAATGGGCAAGTTTACCAGGTGCCAGAAATTATGCTGTTCGACGTTCTCAAGGAGATATTCTATTATTTATTGATGATGATGTGCAACTCCCAGAAGGATTTTTAATGGCCCATGCTCGCAATTATATCCCCGGAGAAACCTCCGCACCAGAGAAAATTGGAGCCGTTGCGGGACGAGTTTTTGATCGGATGAAATTAAGCGATTCTGGCGGAGGATTAACCATTAAAAACTTACCTCCCGAAGCTCAAGATCCTGGTATTGCTTGGTATCATCTTGATTTAGTTCATACGATTAAACCCCAACAAGTTATTTCCGCCAGAGGATGTAATATGTCCTTCCGACGAGAAATTTTTGAACAATTTGGTTTAACCTTTGATGAACGATTTAAAGGTAGTGCAGTTCGAGAAGAATCGGATTTTTGTTTAAGAATAAGACAAACAGGTTATATTATTTGGTATGATCCAGAAGCCCATTTAATTCATCTAGGAGAAGAAGCCGGAGGCTGTCATGATATGAGTACCCGTTCTGTACAATATCAGATTACCTTCTACCATAATCACTTCTTTATGGGGTTAAAAAACCTAACTCCGGGTCAATGTTTCCACTTTTTTGCTAAACTATTTGATTGCCACGTTTTAGGACATCCTCCCTGCAATAAAAGTGGTTCTCCCCTCAAAATTATTAGTCGTTTATTCTTCTATAAATTAGGCTTAATTAAAGCCCTAGGAACCTGGATCACCTCCCTCTGGGATCAAGGACAAATCTACACCCAAAAAGACCCTTAACCCGTTGTTGCACCGTTGTTGCGCTTAAGCGCAAATCTTCTAAGAGGGGCTAAAGCCCAACAACAGTAAAAACATTAAAAATAGAAAAAACCTATGAGAATTTTAGTAGCCAGCCATACCTATATTGTGGACTTAAATCGGGAAAAATTTAGAGCATTAGCCCGTTTACAACCCAATATAGAAGTAACAATAGTTGTTCCCAAACGTTGGCGACCCGGAGGAGTTCAGAATAAAATTATTGAATCTGAATATTTAGATGAAGGAAATTTTAAAGTAGTTCCTATTTCTAATTTTAGTCAAAATAATCAAGGTTTACTTACCTTTGGTTTAGATTTAGTATCTCTCCTAAAAACCTTTAAACCCGATATTATTCAAGTGGAACAGGGTTCTAAAGCCCTAACCTATAGTCAATTTATCACCTTAAATCATCTTTTGGGTTTAAAAGCAAAAAACATCTTTTTTACTTGGTGGAATTTGCCTTATGATTTGAAATTTCCCGTTTCTCTCCTAGAAGGATATAACCTGAAATATACTGATGGAATTGTAGTTGGAAATCAAGATGGCAAAGATATTTTACACCAAAAAGGATATAATAAACCGATTGAAGTCATGCCCCAATTAGGCATTGATGAACAGTTATTTAAACCCGAACCTCAACCGGAACTAAAAGCCGAATTAGGGATTAAACCCGATGAATTTGTCGTTGGATTTGTGGGGCGTTTTGTTGAGGAAAAAGGATTAATAACTTTAGCCAAAGCCTTAGCAGGATTAAAAGAATATCCTTGGAAATGGGTATTATTAGGTCGGGGAGAATTGCGATCGCAACTCCTAGAAATAGCCGAAAAATTTGAATTTAAAGATAGATTAATATTAATCGAAAGTGTTCCCCATGATCAAGTACAACGCTATATTAACCTGATGAATACCCTAGTTTTACCATCCGAAACCACCTACAAATTTAAAACCTTAACCGCCGCCGGATGGAAAGAACAATTTGGTCATGTTTTAATCGAAGCCATGGCCTGTCAAGTTCCCGTCATTGGCTCCGACTCCGGTGAAATTCCCCATGTTATTGCAGATACCGGATTAATATTTCCAGAAGGAAATGATCAAGGCTTACAAAACAGTTTAAAACAGTTAATGACAAATCCAGAATTAGCAAAACAGTTAGGAGAAAAAGGTTATCAAAGAGCCATGACCCACTATACAAATAAGGCACTTGCTCAAGAATTGCTAATCTTTTATCAACAATTACTTGATCAATGATTAGGCAATGATCCATAGTATATCCCTCTTTTATCACTACAGGGAATTTGTATACCGCTACCAATTAAGGTGTTGGACAATACTAAATCTTGTAACCTGCTCATAACATACTCTTGCCTGTCCCCTAGAGCAATATGTAGCTACATTTAGGGATTTCATATAAACGACCAGCTAAAACCCATCTGCTCTCCTGGTTACCCACGCAGAAAAAAAGATCTGGAAAAAGCTTGCATGATCTGGGTGGTTGTGCTACATTAATAAATTGTCGGACGCATAGCTCAGTTGGTTAGAGCACCACGTTGACATCGTGGGGGTCGGTGGTTCGAGTCCACTTGTGTCCATTAATTTAAAACTCCTCGGATTCCTGCACAGTATGGATTCTTTCTGTCAAGTATCAAATTATATCAAAGCAATATTATCCTGAATATCCTCAATCCAATTAAAAATAGGTTGATCGGGATGCAGA includes:
- a CDS encoding glycosyl transferase family protein, giving the protein MNLPLISVIIPTYNREQVLRETLAEVLQQTYPNFEILVVDQTQTHEPETQAYLEQLTQAGKIKWYHLEWASLPGARNYAVRRSQGDILLFIDDDVQLPEGFLMAHARNYIPGETSAPEKIGAVAGRVFDRMKLSDSGGGLTIKNLPPEAQDPGIAWYHLDLVHTIKPQQVISARGCNMSFRREIFEQFGLTFDERFKGSAVREESDFCLRIRQTGYIIWYDPEAHLIHLGEEAGGCHDMSTRSVQYQITFYHNHFFMGLKNLTPGQCFHFFAKLFDCHVLGHPPCNKSGSPLKIISRLFFYKLGLIKALGTWITSLWDQGQIYTQKDP